The following coding sequences lie in one Salvelinus fontinalis isolate EN_2023a chromosome 21, ASM2944872v1, whole genome shotgun sequence genomic window:
- the LOC129818465 gene encoding uncharacterized protein LOC129818465, whose translation MVHCPESPETVHCPEPPETVHGPEPPETVHGPEPPETVHGPEPPETVHGPEPPATVNGPEPPAPWLELSPAPMPILSMASSPAPRQEPSSAPRSSPGTVFSLGPWLDPRDERVLRPAPEPPPKMVEPRAERILRPAPEPPPMLAGPRDERVLHPTPEPPPTLDISPNSPFLFQVLRSESAPLGEPLRKCCSNQIKCIYIALLTSADISKCCTETQPKTPNSKQCRCRSTVAKKNSLERQKPRKKPREEPGYEGWPVLFWLCQVEIITEHGQDVQMFINDQHGQIIIITVVVEGATSQHLRSKCQLTFHSRSLRVSLPLLLSLES comes from the coding sequence ATGGTCCACTGTCCGGAatctcctgagacggtccactgtccggaacctcctgagacggtccacggtccggaacctcctgagacggtccacggtccggaacctcctgagacggtccacggtccggaacctcctgagacggtccacggtccggaacctcctgcgacggtcaacggtccggaacctccagctccGTGGCTGGAGCTTTCCCCTGCGCCGATGCCCATTCTGAGCatggcgtccagtccagctccaaggcaGGAGCCTTCTTCTGCACCGAGGTCCAGTCCAGGTACAGTATTCAGCCTGGGTCCATGGCTGGATCCGCGGGATGAGCGGGTTCTTCGGCCTGCACCAGAGCCACCACCAAAGATGGTGGAACCGAGAGCTGAGCGGATTcttcgtcccgcaccagagccgcccccGATGCTGGCAGGTCCGCGGGATGAGCGGGTACTTCACCccacaccagagccgccaccgacactagACATCTCCCCTAACTCTCCCTTTTtgtttcaggttttgcggtcggagtccgcacctttgggggagcCGCTGAGGAAAtgttgttcaaatcaaatcaaatgtatttatatagcccttcttacatcagctgatatttcaaagtgctgtacagaaacccagcctaaaaccccaaacagcaagcaatgcaggtgtagaagcacagtggctaagaaaaactccctagaaaggcaaaaacctaggaagaaacctagagaggaaccaggctatgaggggtggccagtcctcttctggctgtgccaggtggagattataacagagcatggccaagatgttcaaatgttcataaatgaccagcatggtcaaataataataatcacagtagttgtcgagggtgcaacaagtcagcacctcaggagtaagtgtcagttgacttttcatagccgatcattgagagtatctctaccgctcctgctgtctctagagagttga